One window of the Salvelinus alpinus chromosome 13, SLU_Salpinus.1, whole genome shotgun sequence genome contains the following:
- the LOC139537505 gene encoding phosphoglycerate kinase → MSLSNKLTLDKVDVKGKRVIMRVDFNVPMKDHKITNNQRIKAAVPTIKHCLDHGAKAVVLMSHLGRPDGNPMPDKFSLEPVAAELKSLLGKDVHFLKDCVGPDVEQACADPAAGSVILLENLRFHVAEEGKGKDASGNKTKATQEQIDFFRASLSKLGDVYVNDAFGTAHRAHSSMVGVNLSQKAAGFLMKKELDYFAMALEKPARPFLAILGGAKVKDKIQLINNMLDQVNEMIIGGGMAFTFLNVLNNMEIGTSLYDEEGAKIVKELMAKAEKNKVKINLPVDFITAEKFDEHAQTGNATVAAGIPAGWMGLDCGPESNKLFAEAVGRAKQIVWNGPVGVFEFENFAKGTKSLMDKVVEVTNSGCVTIIGGGDTATCCAKWGTEDKVSHVSTGGGASLELLEGKVLPGVDALSSA, encoded by the exons GGTTGATTTCAATGTGCCCATGAAGGACCATAAAATCACAAACAACCAGAG GATCAAGGCTGCTGTCCCCACCATCAAGCACTGTCTGGATCATGGGGCCAAGGCTGTGGTGCTGATGAGCCACTTGGGTCGTCCTGATGGGAACCCCATGCCTGACAAATTCTCCCTGGAGCCCGTGGCCGCCGAGCTCAAGAGCCTGCTGGGCAA GGATGTGCACTTCTTGAAGGACTGTGTGGGTCCCGATGTAGAGCAGGCCTGCGCCGACCCCGCAGCCGGTTCCGTCATTCTCCTGGAGAACCTGAGATTCCACGTCGCTGAGGAGGGCAAGGGCAAGGACGCCTCCGGAAACAAG ACCAAAGCAACCCAGGAGCAGATTGATTTCTTCAGAGCCTCTCTGTCTAAACTGGGAGATGTCTACGTCAATGATGCCTTCGGCACAGCACACAGAGCCCACAG CTCCATGGTTGGAGTGAACCTGTCCCAGAAGGCTGCAGGTTTCCTGATGAAGAAGGAGCTGGACTACTTTGCCATGGCTCTGGAGAAACCAGCCAGGCCCTTTCTGGCCATTCTCGGAGG AGCCAAGGTCAAGGACAAGATTCAACTGATCAACAACATGTTGGACCAGGTCAATGAGATGATTATTGGTGGTGGCATGGCCTTCACCTTCCTCAATGTCCTCAACAACATGGAG ATCGGCACCTCCCTGTATGATGAGGAGGGCGCCAAGATCGTCAAAGAGCTGATGGCCAAGGCTGAGAAGAACAAGGTCAAGATCAACCTACCCGTCGACTTCATCACCGCCGAGAAGTTTGACGAGCATGCCCAGACTGGCAACGCCACTGTGGCTGCTGGCATCCCCGCAGGCTggatg GGTCTGGACTGTGGACCGGAGAGCAACAAGCTCTTCGCAGAGGCTGTAGGCAGAGCCAAGCAGATTGTGTGGAACGGCCCCGTGGGTGTGTTTGAGTTTGAGAACTTCGCCAAAGGAACCAAGAGCCTGATGGACAAAGTGGTGGAGGTCACCAACTCAGGCTGTGTCACAATCATCG GTGGAGGCGACACCGCTACCTGCTGCGCCAAATGGGGCACAGAGGACAAGGTCAGCCATGTCAGCACAGGAGGCGGAGCCAGTCTGGAGCTTCTGGAGG